One part of the Coturnix japonica isolate 7356 chromosome 22, Coturnix japonica 2.1, whole genome shotgun sequence genome encodes these proteins:
- the TMED4 gene encoding transmembrane emp24 domain-containing protein 4 translates to MAGGSALSAALSVLVLMAAGARGLYFHIGETEKRCFIEEIPDETMVIGNYRTQLWDKQSESFLPSTPGLGMHVEVKDPDGKVVLSRQYGSEGRFTFTSHTPGEHQICLHSNSTRMALFAGGKLRVHLDIQVGEHTNNYPEIAAKDKLTELQLRARQLLDQVEQIQKEQNYQRVGTTYTVCHIDPPRPHNPFLTHITTP, encoded by the exons ATGGCGGGCGGCTCCGCGCTGAGCGCGGCCTTGTCCGTGTTGGTGCTGATGGCGGCGGGGGCTCGGGGCCTTTATTTCCACATCGGGGAGACCGAGAAACGGTGCTTCATCGAGGAGATACCGGATGAGACCATGGTCATCG GGAACTACCGGACCCAGCTGTGGGACAAACAGTCCGAGTCCTTCCTGCCCTCCACCCCGGGGCTGGGGATGCATGTGGAAGTGAAGGACCCCGATGGCAAG GTGGTGCTGTCCAGGCAATACGGCTCCGAGGGGCGTTTCACCTTCACCTCCCACACCCCGGGGGAGCACCAGATCTGCCTGCACTCCAACTCCACCCGCATGGCTCTGTTTGCTGGGGGCAAACTG AGGGTCCATCTGGACATCCAGGTGGGGGAACACACCAACAACTACCCCGAGATCGCAGCTAAGGACAAGCTGACCGAGCTGCAGCTGCGAGCCAGGCAACTGCTGGACCAGGTGGAGCAGATCCAAAAGGAGCAGAACTACCAGCGGGTGGGCACCACATACACTGTGTGCCACATAgacccccccagaccccataacccctttCTGACCCACATAACCACCCCCtag